The Bombus pascuorum chromosome 9, iyBomPasc1.1, whole genome shotgun sequence genome has a window encoding:
- the LOC132910818 gene encoding WD repeat-containing protein 7 isoform X9, whose product MTAGTSLVVPIVLWGRIAPTHCVSCIYLSRDQKTLVTGCYDGQICLWQVDPETLKMSPRCLLVGHTAPIMCLSRASVIMEQNYIVSSSESGEMCTWDLVDGKCREAVKLTSVHTQMLPYVSAGGEDVRLFCSGYYPEVLVMDPFSLEVLFTLSSRVNPDWISALHVLRPAKRKGRFYVHTNDVVLALTTTGTVKVWTLLGHENRNSEPLYEHESKQIRCLNALAMTCCPYNQRTVLIVCSKHWQIYDAGDFSLLCSITAPCGERWMAGDFLSADRVILWSDEGRGYLYKLPAKILVHLDSSVADNKNFHTAGVEYDQPYLYCTLTQPGVKPLSCPPAMRLVTVQKQSKTLKYLLRGDSGGVVLWTVPEVTTQQLAQICQNDRSTPLSLPPAVKTSITTAWEEMKPSPVGILDQLDSGDGHGIKLTASIYLPQQSRLVVGREDGSIIIVPATQTVMLQLLHGNHQQYDDWPPHQVLLGHSGRVNCLLYPHGAAPRYDRTHLVSGSVDFAVCLWDLYAGTLIHRFCVHAGEITQLMVPPDNCSPRIQKCVCSVASDHSVTLLSLAERKCVVLASRHLFPVVTIKWRPLDDFMIVGCSDGAVYVWQMETGHLDRVLHGIIAEEVLYACDENTIAASGGSATGGELGLANPAVHFFRGLRHRNLSAIRHATQRGLHQLQQLHGGQGVDHGNQIKTKGTPLMIQGFRSNPKDPESHILFFDIEALIVQLLNDEYGAMSPGSLEAQGLISASEYQKVAALTQSASPDAHKKIADFFGRVKDKAGDVERILKEKDRHGILAKMKEGAENVHTKIQAKVESVGLKPSTLDGKGDNWNNNEIAKNNLKRNGAFSEPNATMEVAQLILSLLHAWGIDPDLDRVCEGKLGLLRPMVPVSFGVLSKGGYMSLLLPTWQMQLEPIGEPTTQLEQRLPAELVRQERLTRAFTARAHWELSTTLTSNHLLAVVALANTLMSMNNATFVPEQERNRKMHRPGNRSTVNWNKAEEENEEIYTAQQAQIKQGWSLLATLHCVLLPDKIVSQGSVKTFKRPQVEMMARRWQHQCLEIREAAQALLLAELGRMGPKGRKTLVDSWSQYLPMYSTQEPIAPQSQNQSPPAPGSPIPPSESHTEEEDEEEELAEAEINVARKPSSVAELKRKQTTAVVLLGVIGAEFGQDVTTTNQKRDNEQRRKSSIVEGFGIGNNNLARHTSMALTHLLHAPHSPKLPLHTALRRAAIDLIGRGFTVWEPYLDVSKVLLGLLEMCCDADKLVPNMTYGLPLTPQADTCRTARHALTLIATARPAAFITTMAREVARYNTLQQNAQTLNVNMGASVLVRAKPEILRIVEQLIDKMQSEMSDLLVEVMDIILHCLDPGHLKTKPLNDVFPAVCRFNQVSHCPATRRIAVGSRNGQLALYELRGNVKCQTVPAHVASVTALAFSPEGKFLVSYSCTENKLCFWQQTSSGMFGLGNSQTRCVKSYSTAPINDVARLNPMRLARLIWINNRTVTLMLADGSETRFNV is encoded by the exons atgacaGCGGGCACAAGCTTAGTAGTACCCATAGTTTTATGGGGTCGCATAGCTCCAACTCATTGTGTTTCATGTATCTATTTGTCTCGAGACCAAAAAACATTAGTAACAGGATGTTATGATGGCCAGATATGTTTGTGGCAAGTAGACCCCGAAACATTGaag ATGAGTCCAAGATGTTTACTTGTTGGTCATACTGCTCCAATAATGTGCCTGAGTCGAGCAAGTGTtattatggaacaaaattatattgtcAGTAGCAGTGAAAGTGGAGAAATGTGTACATGGGACTTAGTTGATGGAAAATGCAGGGAAGCTGTAAAGCTCACCAGTGTTCATACACAGATGTTGCCTTATGTCTCTGCCGGTGGAGAAGATGTTAGATTGTTTTGTTCGGG ataCTACCCTGAGGTTTTAGTAATGGACCCTTTTAGTTTGGAAGTTTTATTCACCTTAAGCTCCCGTGTTAATCCTGACTGGATCAGTGCTTTGCACGTTTTGCGGCCGGCCAAACGGAAAGGTCGGTTCTACGTGCATACAA ATGATGTTGTGCTGGCCTTAACGACGACTGGTACAGTCAAGGTGTGGACTCTTCTTGGACATGAGAATCGTAACAGTGAGCCTCTTTATGAACATGAAAGCAAACAAATACGATGTTTAAATGCACTTGCGATGACTTGTTGCCCATATAATCAGAGAACTGTATTAATTGTATGCTCTAAACATTGGCAG ATATATGATGCCGGTGATTTCTCCCTTCTATGTTCAATCACTGCACCTTGTGGCGAACGTTGGATGGCTGGAGACTTCTTATCTGCAGATAGAGTAATTCTGTGGAGTGACGAAGGTCGTGGTTATCTCTATAAACTACCAGCTAA GATTCTGGTACATCTTGACAG tAGCGTTGCAgacaacaaaaattttcatacTGCCGGTGTTGAATATGATCAACCTTATCTCTACTGCACTTTGACGCAACCTGGAGTCAAG CCTCTATCATGTCCACCAGCAATGCGACTAGTTACAGTTCAAAAAcaaagtaaaacgttaaagtatttattacGTGGTGATAGTGGAGGAGTTGTTCTCTGGACAGTTCCAGAAGTAACGACTCAACAATTAGCTCAAATTTGTCAAAATGACCGTTCAACTCCACTTTCACTACCACCAGCAGTAAAAACGAGTATTACAACTGCTTGGGAGGAAATGAAACCATCACCAGTTGGAATATTAGATCAATTAGACAGTGGAGATGGACATGGCATAAAATTAACAGCTAGTATATATTTACCACAACAAAGTCGTTTAGTTGTCGGTCGTGAAGACGGCAGTATTATCATTGTTCCTGCAACACAAACAGTAATGCTTCAATTACTTCATGGCAATCATCAACAATATGatg ATTGGCCTCCTCACCAAGTATTGTTGGGTCACTCCGGCCGAGTGAACTGCCTTTTGTATCCACATGGAGCAGCACCACGTTATGATAGGACACATCTCGTTTCTGGATCTGTTGATTTTGCTGTATGTTTATGGGATCTTTATGCTGGTACACTCATTCATAGATTCTGCGTCCATGCAGGTGAAATTACACAATTAATGGTACCACCTGATAACTGTAGT CCTAGAATACAGAAGTGTGTTTGCAGCGTTGCATCAGATCATAGCGTTACTCTGTTATCATTAGCAGAAAGAAAATGTGTTGTTCTTGCTTCTCGACACTTATTCCCAGTTGTTACGATAAAGTGGAGACCATTGGATGACTTTATGATAGTTGGATGTTCAGACGGAGCTGTGTACGTATGGCAAATGGAAACCGGCCATCTAGATCGTGTATTGCATG GTATTATTGCAGAAGAAGTGCTTTATGCTTGCGATGAAAATACGATCGCTGCGTCTGGTGGATCTGCTACTGGTGGTGAATTAGGTTTAGCTAATCCTGCTGTACATTTTTTTAG aGGCTTGAGACATAGAAATCTGTCTGCTATAAGACACGCAACCCAAAGAGGATTGCATCAATTGCAACAACTTCATGGTGGACAAGGAGTTGATCATGGAAATCAAATAAAGACAAAGGGCACACCTTTAATGATTCAAGGTTTTAGAAGTAATCCTAAAGATCCAGAAagtcatattttattttttgacatAGAAGCATTGATag TACAATTACTTAATGATGAATATGGAGCAATGTCACCTGGTTCTTTGGAAGCACAGGGTCTTATTTCAGCCTCTGAGTATCAGAAAGTCGCAGCACTTACACAGTCTGCTAGTCCAGATGCTCATAAAAAAATTGCAG ACTTTTTCGGTCGCGTCAAGGATAAGGCAGGCGACGTTGAACGAATTTTAAAGGAGAAGGATCGCCACG GTATATTGGCTAAAATGAAGGAGGGCGCAGAGAACGTACATACTAAGATTCAGGCCAAGGTGGAAAGCGTTGGCCTCAAGCCGTCGACTCTCGACGGCAAAG GCGATAATTGGAACAATAATGAAATTGcgaaaaacaatttaaaacgAAATGGAGCGTTTAGTGAACCAAATGCCACTATGGAAGTTGCTCAGCTTATATTAAGTTTATTACATGCTTGGGGTATCGATCCAGATTTAGATCGTGTTTGCGAAGGGAAGTTAGGTTTATTAAGACCTATGGTTCCTGTTTCATTTGGAGTATTGTCAAAAGGAG gTTACATGTCATTATTATTACCAACTTGGCAAATGCAATTGGAACCAATTGGCGAACCTACAACTCAATTAGAACAACGTTTACCAGCAGAATTAGTTAGACAAGAAAGACTTACCAGAGCATTCACAGCAAGGGCACATTGGGAGTTATCTACCACATTAACTAGCAATCATTTATTAGCAGTAGTAGCTTTAGCAAATACTTTAATGTCAATGAACAATGCCACTTTTGTACCTGAACAAGAACGAAATCGTAAAATGCATAg GCCTGGTAATAGATCTACAGTTAATTGGAATaaagcagaagaagaaaatgaagaaatttatacGGCGCAACAAGCACAGATTAAGCAAGGTTGGTCTCTGTTAGCAACATTACACTGTGTACTATTGCCCGATAAAATAGTTTCACAAGGTAGTGTCAAGACTTTTAAACGGCCTCAAGTTGAAATGATGGCTCGCAGATGGCAACATCAATGTCTCGAG attcgCGAAGCTGCTCAAGCTTTGTTGCTTGCTGAATTAGGAAGAATGGGTCCAAAAGGAAGGAAAACACTTGTAGATAGCTGGTCACAATATCTACCAATGTATAGTACTCAAGAACCTATTGCACCACAATCGCAAAATCAAAGTCCACCAGCTCCAGGTAGTCCAATTCCACCATCTGAATCACATACGGAGgaggaagatgaagaagaggAACTGGCAGAAg CAGAAATAAATGTAGCTAGGAAACCATCGAGCGTGGcggaattaaaaagaaagcagACGACAGCAGTTGTATTACTAGGGGTAATAGGTGCGGAATTTGGGCAAGACGTTACCACCACAAATCAGAAAAGAGATAATGAACAAAGACGAAAGAGTTCAATTGTAGAAGGTTTTGGGATAGGAAATAATAATCTTGCCAGGCATACTAGTATGGCACTCACGCACTTGTTACACGCACCTCACTCTCCGAAATTACCTTTACATACGGCATTGCGAAGAGCCGCAATTGATCTAATTGGTAGAGGTTTCACTGTTTGGGAACCATATCTTGACGTATCGAAA GTATTATTGGGATTACTGGAAATGTGTTGTGATGCTGATAAACTGGTACCAAATATGACATATGGCCTTCCACTTACACCTCAAGCTGATACCTGTCGTACAGCAAGACATGCTTTAACTTTAATAGCTACTGCTCGACCTGCAGCATTTATTACCACGATGGCACGAGAAGTAGCCAGATACAATACGTTACAACAAAATGCGCAAacattaaatgtaaatatggGTGCAAGTGTTTTGGTTAGGGCAAAACCAGAAATACTTAGGATTGTTGAAcaattaattgataaaatgCAGAGTGAAATGAGCGATCTCTTAGTTGAG gTCATGGATATTATCTTACATTGTTTGGATCCAGGCCATCTTAAGACTAAGCCATTGAATGATGTGTTTCCAGCAGTATGTAGATTTAATCAA GTAAGTCATTGTCCGGCAACACGCAGAATAGCAGTAGGTAGTCGCAATGGTCAGCTCGCTTTATATGAATTACGAGGCAATGTTAAATGTCAAACAGTACCTGCGCATGTTGCATCTGTAACTGCATTAGCGTTTTCACCTGAAGGCAAGTTTCTGGTTAGTTATTCTTGTacggaaaataaattatgctttTGGCAG CAAACAAGTAGTGGTATGTTCGGCCTAGGGAACTCTCAAACACGTTGTGTGAAATCATATAGCACTGCACCCATTAACGATGTAGCACGATTAAACCCTATGCGACTAGCTCGATTGATATGGATAAATAATCGAACAGTTACACTAATGCTTGCTGATGGATCAGAAACACGATTCAATGTTTAA
- the LOC132910818 gene encoding WD repeat-containing protein 7 isoform X6 translates to MTAGTSLVVPIVLWGRIAPTHCVSCIYLSRDQKTLVTGCYDGQICLWQVDPETLKMSPRCLLVGHTAPIMCLSRASVIMEQNYIVSSSESGEMCTWDLVDGKCREAVKLTSVHTQMLPYVSAGGEDVRLFCSGYYPEVLVMDPFSLEVLFTLSSRVNPDWISALHVLRPAKRKGRFYVHTNDVVLALTTTGTVKVWTLLGHENRNSEPLYEHESKQIRCLNALAMTCCPYNQRTVLIVCSKHWQIYDAGDFSLLCSITAPCGERWMAGDFLSADRVILWSDEGRGYLYKLPANKLKGKALSSSVADNKNFHTAGVEYDQPYLYCTLTQPGVKPLSCPPAMRLVTVQKQSKTLKYLLRGDSGGVVLWTVPEVTTQQLAQICQNDRSTPLSLPPAVKTSITTAWEEMKPSPVGILDQLDSGDGHGIKLTASIYLPQQSRLVVGREDGSIIIVPATQTVMLQLLHGNHQQYDDWPPHQVLLGHSGRVNCLLYPHGAAPRYDRTHLVSGSVDFAVCLWDLYAGTLIHRFCVHAGEITQLMVPPDNCSPRIQKCVCSVASDHSVTLLSLAERKCVVLASRHLFPVVTIKWRPLDDFMIVGCSDGAVYVWQMETGHLDRVLHGIIAEEVLYACDENTIAASGGSATGGELGLANPAVHFFRGLRHRNLSAIRHATQRGLHQLQQLHGGQGVDHGNQIKTKGTPLMIQGFRSNPKDPESHILFFDIEALIVQLLNDEYGAMSPGSLEAQGLISASEYQKVAALTQSASPDAHKKIADFFGRVKDKAGDVERILKEKDRHGILAKMKEGAENVHTKIQAKVESVGLKPSTLDGKGDNWNNNEIAKNNLKRNGAFSEPNATMEVAQLILSLLHAWGIDPDLDRVCEGKLGLLRPMVPVSFGVLSKGGYMSLLLPTWQMQLEPIGEPTTQLEQRLPAELVRQERLTRAFTARAHWELSTTLTSNHLLAVVALANTLMSMNNATFVPEQERNRKMHRPGNRSTVNWNKAEEENEEIYTAQQAQIKQGWSLLATLHCVLLPDKIVSQGSVKTFKRPQVEMMARRWQHQCLEIREAAQALLLAELGRMGPKGRKTLVDSWSQYLPMYSTQEPIAPQSQNQSPPAPGSPIPPSESHTEEEDEEEELAEAEINVARKPSSVAELKRKQTTAVVLLGVIGAEFGQDVTTTNQKRDNEQRRKSSIVEGFGIGNNNLARHTSMALTHLLHAPHSPKLPLHTALRRAAIDLIGRGFTVWEPYLDVSKVLLGLLEMCCDADKLVPNMTYGLPLTPQADTCRTARHALTLIATARPAAFITTMAREVARYNTLQQNAQTLNVNMGASVLVRAKPEILRIVEQLIDKMQSEMSDLLVEVMDIILHCLDPGHLKTKPLNDVFPAVCRFNQVSHCPATRRIAVGSRNGQLALYELRGNVKCQTVPAHVASVTALAFSPEGKFLVSYSCTENKLCFWQQTSSGMFGLGNSQTRCVKSYSTAPINDVARLNPMRLARLIWINNRTVTLMLADGSETRFNV, encoded by the exons atgacaGCGGGCACAAGCTTAGTAGTACCCATAGTTTTATGGGGTCGCATAGCTCCAACTCATTGTGTTTCATGTATCTATTTGTCTCGAGACCAAAAAACATTAGTAACAGGATGTTATGATGGCCAGATATGTTTGTGGCAAGTAGACCCCGAAACATTGaag ATGAGTCCAAGATGTTTACTTGTTGGTCATACTGCTCCAATAATGTGCCTGAGTCGAGCAAGTGTtattatggaacaaaattatattgtcAGTAGCAGTGAAAGTGGAGAAATGTGTACATGGGACTTAGTTGATGGAAAATGCAGGGAAGCTGTAAAGCTCACCAGTGTTCATACACAGATGTTGCCTTATGTCTCTGCCGGTGGAGAAGATGTTAGATTGTTTTGTTCGGG ataCTACCCTGAGGTTTTAGTAATGGACCCTTTTAGTTTGGAAGTTTTATTCACCTTAAGCTCCCGTGTTAATCCTGACTGGATCAGTGCTTTGCACGTTTTGCGGCCGGCCAAACGGAAAGGTCGGTTCTACGTGCATACAA ATGATGTTGTGCTGGCCTTAACGACGACTGGTACAGTCAAGGTGTGGACTCTTCTTGGACATGAGAATCGTAACAGTGAGCCTCTTTATGAACATGAAAGCAAACAAATACGATGTTTAAATGCACTTGCGATGACTTGTTGCCCATATAATCAGAGAACTGTATTAATTGTATGCTCTAAACATTGGCAG ATATATGATGCCGGTGATTTCTCCCTTCTATGTTCAATCACTGCACCTTGTGGCGAACGTTGGATGGCTGGAGACTTCTTATCTGCAGATAGAGTAATTCTGTGGAGTGACGAAGGTCGTGGTTATCTCTATAAACTACCAGCTAA CAAGTTGAAGGGCAAGGCTCTTAGCAG tAGCGTTGCAgacaacaaaaattttcatacTGCCGGTGTTGAATATGATCAACCTTATCTCTACTGCACTTTGACGCAACCTGGAGTCAAG CCTCTATCATGTCCACCAGCAATGCGACTAGTTACAGTTCAAAAAcaaagtaaaacgttaaagtatttattacGTGGTGATAGTGGAGGAGTTGTTCTCTGGACAGTTCCAGAAGTAACGACTCAACAATTAGCTCAAATTTGTCAAAATGACCGTTCAACTCCACTTTCACTACCACCAGCAGTAAAAACGAGTATTACAACTGCTTGGGAGGAAATGAAACCATCACCAGTTGGAATATTAGATCAATTAGACAGTGGAGATGGACATGGCATAAAATTAACAGCTAGTATATATTTACCACAACAAAGTCGTTTAGTTGTCGGTCGTGAAGACGGCAGTATTATCATTGTTCCTGCAACACAAACAGTAATGCTTCAATTACTTCATGGCAATCATCAACAATATGatg ATTGGCCTCCTCACCAAGTATTGTTGGGTCACTCCGGCCGAGTGAACTGCCTTTTGTATCCACATGGAGCAGCACCACGTTATGATAGGACACATCTCGTTTCTGGATCTGTTGATTTTGCTGTATGTTTATGGGATCTTTATGCTGGTACACTCATTCATAGATTCTGCGTCCATGCAGGTGAAATTACACAATTAATGGTACCACCTGATAACTGTAGT CCTAGAATACAGAAGTGTGTTTGCAGCGTTGCATCAGATCATAGCGTTACTCTGTTATCATTAGCAGAAAGAAAATGTGTTGTTCTTGCTTCTCGACACTTATTCCCAGTTGTTACGATAAAGTGGAGACCATTGGATGACTTTATGATAGTTGGATGTTCAGACGGAGCTGTGTACGTATGGCAAATGGAAACCGGCCATCTAGATCGTGTATTGCATG GTATTATTGCAGAAGAAGTGCTTTATGCTTGCGATGAAAATACGATCGCTGCGTCTGGTGGATCTGCTACTGGTGGTGAATTAGGTTTAGCTAATCCTGCTGTACATTTTTTTAG aGGCTTGAGACATAGAAATCTGTCTGCTATAAGACACGCAACCCAAAGAGGATTGCATCAATTGCAACAACTTCATGGTGGACAAGGAGTTGATCATGGAAATCAAATAAAGACAAAGGGCACACCTTTAATGATTCAAGGTTTTAGAAGTAATCCTAAAGATCCAGAAagtcatattttattttttgacatAGAAGCATTGATag TACAATTACTTAATGATGAATATGGAGCAATGTCACCTGGTTCTTTGGAAGCACAGGGTCTTATTTCAGCCTCTGAGTATCAGAAAGTCGCAGCACTTACACAGTCTGCTAGTCCAGATGCTCATAAAAAAATTGCAG ACTTTTTCGGTCGCGTCAAGGATAAGGCAGGCGACGTTGAACGAATTTTAAAGGAGAAGGATCGCCACG GTATATTGGCTAAAATGAAGGAGGGCGCAGAGAACGTACATACTAAGATTCAGGCCAAGGTGGAAAGCGTTGGCCTCAAGCCGTCGACTCTCGACGGCAAAG GCGATAATTGGAACAATAATGAAATTGcgaaaaacaatttaaaacgAAATGGAGCGTTTAGTGAACCAAATGCCACTATGGAAGTTGCTCAGCTTATATTAAGTTTATTACATGCTTGGGGTATCGATCCAGATTTAGATCGTGTTTGCGAAGGGAAGTTAGGTTTATTAAGACCTATGGTTCCTGTTTCATTTGGAGTATTGTCAAAAGGAG gTTACATGTCATTATTATTACCAACTTGGCAAATGCAATTGGAACCAATTGGCGAACCTACAACTCAATTAGAACAACGTTTACCAGCAGAATTAGTTAGACAAGAAAGACTTACCAGAGCATTCACAGCAAGGGCACATTGGGAGTTATCTACCACATTAACTAGCAATCATTTATTAGCAGTAGTAGCTTTAGCAAATACTTTAATGTCAATGAACAATGCCACTTTTGTACCTGAACAAGAACGAAATCGTAAAATGCATAg GCCTGGTAATAGATCTACAGTTAATTGGAATaaagcagaagaagaaaatgaagaaatttatacGGCGCAACAAGCACAGATTAAGCAAGGTTGGTCTCTGTTAGCAACATTACACTGTGTACTATTGCCCGATAAAATAGTTTCACAAGGTAGTGTCAAGACTTTTAAACGGCCTCAAGTTGAAATGATGGCTCGCAGATGGCAACATCAATGTCTCGAG attcgCGAAGCTGCTCAAGCTTTGTTGCTTGCTGAATTAGGAAGAATGGGTCCAAAAGGAAGGAAAACACTTGTAGATAGCTGGTCACAATATCTACCAATGTATAGTACTCAAGAACCTATTGCACCACAATCGCAAAATCAAAGTCCACCAGCTCCAGGTAGTCCAATTCCACCATCTGAATCACATACGGAGgaggaagatgaagaagaggAACTGGCAGAAg CAGAAATAAATGTAGCTAGGAAACCATCGAGCGTGGcggaattaaaaagaaagcagACGACAGCAGTTGTATTACTAGGGGTAATAGGTGCGGAATTTGGGCAAGACGTTACCACCACAAATCAGAAAAGAGATAATGAACAAAGACGAAAGAGTTCAATTGTAGAAGGTTTTGGGATAGGAAATAATAATCTTGCCAGGCATACTAGTATGGCACTCACGCACTTGTTACACGCACCTCACTCTCCGAAATTACCTTTACATACGGCATTGCGAAGAGCCGCAATTGATCTAATTGGTAGAGGTTTCACTGTTTGGGAACCATATCTTGACGTATCGAAA GTATTATTGGGATTACTGGAAATGTGTTGTGATGCTGATAAACTGGTACCAAATATGACATATGGCCTTCCACTTACACCTCAAGCTGATACCTGTCGTACAGCAAGACATGCTTTAACTTTAATAGCTACTGCTCGACCTGCAGCATTTATTACCACGATGGCACGAGAAGTAGCCAGATACAATACGTTACAACAAAATGCGCAAacattaaatgtaaatatggGTGCAAGTGTTTTGGTTAGGGCAAAACCAGAAATACTTAGGATTGTTGAAcaattaattgataaaatgCAGAGTGAAATGAGCGATCTCTTAGTTGAG gTCATGGATATTATCTTACATTGTTTGGATCCAGGCCATCTTAAGACTAAGCCATTGAATGATGTGTTTCCAGCAGTATGTAGATTTAATCAA GTAAGTCATTGTCCGGCAACACGCAGAATAGCAGTAGGTAGTCGCAATGGTCAGCTCGCTTTATATGAATTACGAGGCAATGTTAAATGTCAAACAGTACCTGCGCATGTTGCATCTGTAACTGCATTAGCGTTTTCACCTGAAGGCAAGTTTCTGGTTAGTTATTCTTGTacggaaaataaattatgctttTGGCAG CAAACAAGTAGTGGTATGTTCGGCCTAGGGAACTCTCAAACACGTTGTGTGAAATCATATAGCACTGCACCCATTAACGATGTAGCACGATTAAACCCTATGCGACTAGCTCGATTGATATGGATAAATAATCGAACAGTTACACTAATGCTTGCTGATGGATCAGAAACACGATTCAATGTTTAA